In Magnolia sinica isolate HGM2019 chromosome 12, MsV1, whole genome shotgun sequence, a single genomic region encodes these proteins:
- the LOC131221435 gene encoding 2S seed storage albumin protein-like, with translation MASPITKFVALATLLVLVSMAHAAIYRTTITETVINEESQSQQQRCQQEVQRKPLDSCRTYLQYGQGGRLLMVGTARNQGQVPQECCQQMRNVREECRCEALRQMVREQQQQPGQGEFQGEEQEEIQQRAENIPDQCKLRPQSCQIGGRRN, from the coding sequence ATGGCATCACCCATCACCAAGTTCGTAGCCCTAGCCACCCTCCTAGTGCTGGTGTCCATGGCTCACGCCGCCATCTACAGGACCACCATCACGGAGACCGTAATCAATGAGGAGAGCCAGtcgcagcagcagcgctgccaaCAAGAGGTTCAAAGAAAGCCACTGGACTCATGCCGCACGTACTTGCAGTATGGGCAGGGTGGTAGGCTGCTCATGGTCGGTACTGCCAGAAACCAAGGGCAGGTGCCGCAGGAGTGCTGCCAGCAGATGAGGAATGTGAGGGAGGAGTGCAGGTGCGAGGCTCTGAGGCAAATGGTTAGAGAACAACAACAACAGCCTGGGCAGGGTGAATTCCAGGGAGAAGAGCAAGAGGAGATCCAACAAAGGGCTGAGAATATCCCGGACCAGTGTAAGCTGAGGCCACAGAGCTGCCAGATCGGTGGTCGACGCAACTAA